Proteins encoded by one window of Synechococcus sp. MVIR-18-1:
- a CDS encoding BolA family protein — MVQSEAVSSAIRRALPDAQVSVEDLTGGGDHLQVTVVSAQFEGLTRIKQHQLVYGALREDLASEAIHALALTTSTPG; from the coding sequence ATGGTTCAGTCAGAGGCTGTGAGTTCGGCGATTCGCCGAGCTCTTCCAGATGCTCAAGTGTCAGTGGAAGACCTCACAGGAGGTGGAGATCATCTTCAGGTGACTGTGGTGTCTGCACAATTCGAGGGTCTCACCCGAATCAAACAGCACCAATTGGTCTATGGCGCTTTGCGTGAAGATCTTGCGAGTGAGGCGATTCATGCCTTAGCGCTCACCACTTCCACGCCTGGCTAA